A portion of the Sus scrofa isolate TJ Tabasco breed Duroc chromosome 5, Sscrofa11.1, whole genome shotgun sequence genome contains these proteins:
- the NOP2 gene encoding probable 28S rRNA (cytosine(4447)-C(5))-methyltransferase isoform X1 produces the protein MKLPASAADGKPGRGGASAGALCACARRSRGVASERQPRTTRGVLSLLPRAFSGLDPLPVPWGANWTLRRRNAGRAERPESRKVLRPNSSDSCLQLVMKIPRGCPVVLERAKRRLGSAEVRETNKSPGARPLPGKLPKGAVQTPSKKGALSLFNAAQGKKRPASAYSSEEEGEEEDSEEGGVVNEGDLWGSEDSDADMVDDYGANSSSEDEEEDDSEELLPIERAARKQKAQEAVTGSQWSEEETEEEEEESPESGPREDDETEGGLQINVDEEEPFVLPLAGEMEQDAQAPDLQRVHKRIQDIVGVLRDFGTQREEGRSRAEYLQRLRKDLATYYSYGDFLLGKLMDLFPLSELVEFLEANEVPRPITLRTNTLKTRRRDLAQALINRGVNLDPLGKWSKTGLVVYDSSVPIGATPEYLAGHYMLQGASSMLPVMALAPQEHERILDMCCAPGGKTSYIAQLMKNTGVILANDANAERLKSVVGNLHRLGVTNTIISNYDGRQFPKVVGGFDRVLLDAPCSGTGIISKDPAVKTNKDEKDILRCAHLQKELLLSAIDSVSATSKTGGYLVYCTCSITVEENEWVVDYALKKRNVRLVPTGLDFGQEGFTRFRERRFHPTLRSTRRFYPHTHNMDGFFIAKFKKFSNSIPQSQTGNSATSTPTNPDLPSPKGEVTPKPERSSQPAKKARVAVQAKQRLQKRQLPKKASFQKQNGVSKGTGSELSTVSSVTKVQPSSKLQDSKQPAEKAVVVREPKVAGRLKQSPKLQSSKKVAFPKQCVPPKGMDPEIPPVPSLSKTQDAFKPEDCNQPLGNTTTGAEKVKQQLPEQSFKKTAFQKQNGTPKGPKTPTMSPRSSSRPPPAKRRKSQSRGSSQPLPSSVDG, from the exons ATGAAACTTCCGGCTTCCGCGGCGGACGGGAAGCCCGGAAGAGGCGGGGCCTCAGCGGGCGCGCTGTGCGCTTGCGCGAGACGTTCCCGTGGTGTGGCGTCGGAGCGCCAGCCCCGCACCACACGTGGAGTGCTGTCGCTGCTTCCTAGGGCCTTCTCGGGACTGGACCCGCTTCCAG tacCATGGGGCGCAAATTGGACCCTACGAAGGAGAAACGCGGGCCGGGCCGAAAGGCCCGAAAGCAGAAAGGTGCTGAGACCGAACTCGTCAGATTCTTGCCTGCAG CTGGTGATGAAAATTCCAAGAGGCTGTCCAGTCGTGCTCGAAAGAG ccAAGAGGAGGTTGGGCTCTGCTGAAGTCCGTGAGACAAATAAATCCCCTGGGGCCAGACCATTGCCTGGAAAGCTACCAAAAG GAGCCGTCCAGACACCGAGTAAGAAGGGAGCCCTGTCCTTATTTAATGCTGCTCAAGGCAAGAAGCGCCCAGCATCAGCCTATAgcagtgaggaggagggagaggaggaagactCTGAAGAGGGTGGTGTGGTGAACGAGGGGGACCTCTGGGGCTCTGAGGACAGTGATGCCGATATGGTAGATGACTATGGAGCCAACTCCAGTTCAGAGGACGAAGAAGAGGATGACAGTGAAGAG ttGCTGCCCATTGAAAGGGCTGCTCGAAAGCAGAAGGCCCAGGAAGCTGTTACTGG GAGCCAGTGGAGTGAGGAGGagactgaggaagaggaggaggaatccCCTGAGTCAGGCCCTAGAGAAGATGATGAGACAGAAGGGGGCCTCCAGATCAATGTGGATGAGGAGGAGCCTTTTGTACTGCCCCTTGCTGGAGAGATGGAGCAGG ATGCCCAGGCTCCAGACTTGCAGCGAGTTCACAAGCGCATCCAAGATATAGTGGGAGTGTTGCGTGATTTTGGGACTCAGCGGGAGGAGGGTCGGTCTCGTGCTGAATATCTGCAGCGGCTTCGGAAGGATTTGGCCACTTATTACTCCTACGGAGACTTTCTCCTTGGCAAGCTCATGGACCTCTTCCCTCTGTCTGAG CTGGTGGAGTTCTTGGAAGCTAATGAGGTGCCTCGGCCCATCACCCTCAGGACCAATACGTTGAAGACCCGGCGCCGAGACCTTGCTCAG GCACTAATCAATCGTGGGGTTAACCTGGATCCCCTGGGCAAGTGGTCAAAGACTGGACTCGTGGTGTATGATTCCTCGGTGCCCATTG GTGCTACTCCTGAGTACTTGGCTGGGCACTACATGCTACAGGGTGCGTCCAGCATGTTGCCTGTCATGGCCTTGGCGCCCCAGGAACACGAGCGGATTCTGGACATGTGTTGTGCCCCTGGAGGAAAGACCAGCTACATTG CCCAGCTCATGAAGAACACGGGTGTGATTCTCGCCAACGATGCCAATGCTGAGCGGCTCAAGAGTGTCGTGGGCAACTTGCACCGGCTGGGAGTCACCAACACCATCATCAGCAACTACGATGGGCGCCAGTTCCCCAAG GTGGTGGGGGGCTTTGACCGAGTCCTGCTGGATGCTCCTTGCAGTGGCACTGGGATCATCTCCAAGGACCCAGCTGTGAAGACTAACAAG GATGAGAAGGACATTCTGCGCTGTGCTCACCTTCAGAAGGAGCTGCTCCTGAGTGCTATCGACTCTGTCAGTGCCACCTCCAAGACAGGAGGCTACCTTGTGTACTGCACCTGCTCCATCACG GTGGAAGAGAATGAGTGGGTGGTAGACTACGCACTGAAGAAGAGGAATGTGCGGCTTGTGCCCACTGGCCTGGACTTCGGCCAGGAGGGCTTTACCCGCTTCCGGGAAAGGCGCTTCCACCCCACTCTGCGTTCTACCCGCCGCTTCTACCCTCACACCCACAACATGGATGGTTTCTTTATTGCCAAGTTCAAGAAGTTCTCCAATTCTATCCCCCAGTCCCAAACAG GAAATTCTGCAACATCAACCCCTACAAACCCAGACTTGCCCAGCCCGAAAGGGGAGGTGACTCCCAAGCCTGAGCGCAGCAGCCAGCCTGCCAAGAAGGCCAGAGTGGCTGTGCAAGCAAAGCAGCGGCTGCAGAAACGGCAACTTCCCAAGAAGGCTTCTTTCCAAAAGCAGAATGGCGTCTCCAAAGGGACAGGCTCAGAATTGTCCACTGTGTCTTCTGTCACAAAGGTCCAACCTTCCTCCAAGCTCCAGGATAGCAAGCAGCCAGCTGAGAAAGCAGTAGTGGTCAGGGAACCAAAGGTGGCTGGGAGACTAAAACAGTCACCCAAACTGCAGTCCTCCAAGAAAGTTGCCTTCCCAAAGCAGTGTGTTCCTCCCAAGGGCATGGACCCAGAAATCCCTCCTGTGCCATCCCTCTCCAAGACCCAGGATGCTTTCAAGCCTGAGGACTGCAATCAGCCCCTTGGAAACACCACCACAGGGGCTGAGAAGGTAAAGCAGCAGTTACCAGAGCAATCTTTCAAGAAAACTGCCTTCCAGAAACAGAATGGCACCCCCAAGGGACCTAAGACTCCCACCATGTCCCCTCGCAGTTCTAGCAGGCCCCCACCAGCGAAGAGGAGAAAATCGCAGTCCAGAGGCAGCAGCCAACCACTGCCGTCTTCAGTGGATGGTTGA
- the NOP2 gene encoding probable 28S rRNA (cytosine(4447)-C(5))-methyltransferase, producing the protein MGRKLDPTKEKRGPGRKARKQKGAETELVRFLPAAGDENSKRLSSRARKRAAKRRLGSAEVRETNKSPGARPLPGKLPKGAVQTPSKKGALSLFNAAQGKKRPASAYSSEEEGEEEDSEEGGVVNEGDLWGSEDSDADMVDDYGANSSSEDEEEDDSEELLPIERAARKQKAQEAVTGSQWSEEETEEEEEESPESGPREDDETEGGLQINVDEEEPFVLPLAGEMEQDAQAPDLQRVHKRIQDIVGVLRDFGTQREEGRSRAEYLQRLRKDLATYYSYGDFLLGKLMDLFPLSELVEFLEANEVPRPITLRTNTLKTRRRDLAQALINRGVNLDPLGKWSKTGLVVYDSSVPIGATPEYLAGHYMLQGASSMLPVMALAPQEHERILDMCCAPGGKTSYIAQLMKNTGVILANDANAERLKSVVGNLHRLGVTNTIISNYDGRQFPKVVGGFDRVLLDAPCSGTGIISKDPAVKTNKDEKDILRCAHLQKELLLSAIDSVSATSKTGGYLVYCTCSITVEENEWVVDYALKKRNVRLVPTGLDFGQEGFTRFRERRFHPTLRSTRRFYPHTHNMDGFFIAKFKKFSNSIPQSQTGNSATSTPTNPDLPSPKGEVTPKPERSSQPAKKARVAVQAKQRLQKRQLPKKASFQKQNGVSKGTGSELSTVSSVTKVQPSSKLQDSKQPAEKAVVVREPKVAGRLKQSPKLQSSKKVAFPKQCVPPKGMDPEIPPVPSLSKTQDAFKPEDCNQPLGNTTTGAEKVKQQLPEQSFKKTAFQKQNGTPKGPKTPTMSPRSSSRPPPAKRRKSQSRGSSQPLPSSVDG; encoded by the exons ATGGGGCGCAAATTGGACCCTACGAAGGAGAAACGCGGGCCGGGCCGAAAGGCCCGAAAGCAGAAAGGTGCTGAGACCGAACTCGTCAGATTCTTGCCTGCAG CTGGTGATGAAAATTCCAAGAGGCTGTCCAGTCGTGCTCGAAAGAG ggcagccAAGAGGAGGTTGGGCTCTGCTGAAGTCCGTGAGACAAATAAATCCCCTGGGGCCAGACCATTGCCTGGAAAGCTACCAAAAG GAGCCGTCCAGACACCGAGTAAGAAGGGAGCCCTGTCCTTATTTAATGCTGCTCAAGGCAAGAAGCGCCCAGCATCAGCCTATAgcagtgaggaggagggagaggaggaagactCTGAAGAGGGTGGTGTGGTGAACGAGGGGGACCTCTGGGGCTCTGAGGACAGTGATGCCGATATGGTAGATGACTATGGAGCCAACTCCAGTTCAGAGGACGAAGAAGAGGATGACAGTGAAGAG ttGCTGCCCATTGAAAGGGCTGCTCGAAAGCAGAAGGCCCAGGAAGCTGTTACTGG GAGCCAGTGGAGTGAGGAGGagactgaggaagaggaggaggaatccCCTGAGTCAGGCCCTAGAGAAGATGATGAGACAGAAGGGGGCCTCCAGATCAATGTGGATGAGGAGGAGCCTTTTGTACTGCCCCTTGCTGGAGAGATGGAGCAGG ATGCCCAGGCTCCAGACTTGCAGCGAGTTCACAAGCGCATCCAAGATATAGTGGGAGTGTTGCGTGATTTTGGGACTCAGCGGGAGGAGGGTCGGTCTCGTGCTGAATATCTGCAGCGGCTTCGGAAGGATTTGGCCACTTATTACTCCTACGGAGACTTTCTCCTTGGCAAGCTCATGGACCTCTTCCCTCTGTCTGAG CTGGTGGAGTTCTTGGAAGCTAATGAGGTGCCTCGGCCCATCACCCTCAGGACCAATACGTTGAAGACCCGGCGCCGAGACCTTGCTCAG GCACTAATCAATCGTGGGGTTAACCTGGATCCCCTGGGCAAGTGGTCAAAGACTGGACTCGTGGTGTATGATTCCTCGGTGCCCATTG GTGCTACTCCTGAGTACTTGGCTGGGCACTACATGCTACAGGGTGCGTCCAGCATGTTGCCTGTCATGGCCTTGGCGCCCCAGGAACACGAGCGGATTCTGGACATGTGTTGTGCCCCTGGAGGAAAGACCAGCTACATTG CCCAGCTCATGAAGAACACGGGTGTGATTCTCGCCAACGATGCCAATGCTGAGCGGCTCAAGAGTGTCGTGGGCAACTTGCACCGGCTGGGAGTCACCAACACCATCATCAGCAACTACGATGGGCGCCAGTTCCCCAAG GTGGTGGGGGGCTTTGACCGAGTCCTGCTGGATGCTCCTTGCAGTGGCACTGGGATCATCTCCAAGGACCCAGCTGTGAAGACTAACAAG GATGAGAAGGACATTCTGCGCTGTGCTCACCTTCAGAAGGAGCTGCTCCTGAGTGCTATCGACTCTGTCAGTGCCACCTCCAAGACAGGAGGCTACCTTGTGTACTGCACCTGCTCCATCACG GTGGAAGAGAATGAGTGGGTGGTAGACTACGCACTGAAGAAGAGGAATGTGCGGCTTGTGCCCACTGGCCTGGACTTCGGCCAGGAGGGCTTTACCCGCTTCCGGGAAAGGCGCTTCCACCCCACTCTGCGTTCTACCCGCCGCTTCTACCCTCACACCCACAACATGGATGGTTTCTTTATTGCCAAGTTCAAGAAGTTCTCCAATTCTATCCCCCAGTCCCAAACAG GAAATTCTGCAACATCAACCCCTACAAACCCAGACTTGCCCAGCCCGAAAGGGGAGGTGACTCCCAAGCCTGAGCGCAGCAGCCAGCCTGCCAAGAAGGCCAGAGTGGCTGTGCAAGCAAAGCAGCGGCTGCAGAAACGGCAACTTCCCAAGAAGGCTTCTTTCCAAAAGCAGAATGGCGTCTCCAAAGGGACAGGCTCAGAATTGTCCACTGTGTCTTCTGTCACAAAGGTCCAACCTTCCTCCAAGCTCCAGGATAGCAAGCAGCCAGCTGAGAAAGCAGTAGTGGTCAGGGAACCAAAGGTGGCTGGGAGACTAAAACAGTCACCCAAACTGCAGTCCTCCAAGAAAGTTGCCTTCCCAAAGCAGTGTGTTCCTCCCAAGGGCATGGACCCAGAAATCCCTCCTGTGCCATCCCTCTCCAAGACCCAGGATGCTTTCAAGCCTGAGGACTGCAATCAGCCCCTTGGAAACACCACCACAGGGGCTGAGAAGGTAAAGCAGCAGTTACCAGAGCAATCTTTCAAGAAAACTGCCTTCCAGAAACAGAATGGCACCCCCAAGGGACCTAAGACTCCCACCATGTCCCCTCGCAGTTCTAGCAGGCCCCCACCAGCGAAGAGGAGAAAATCGCAGTCCAGAGGCAGCAGCCAACCACTGCCGTCTTCAGTGGATGGTTGA